The following are encoded together in the Kribbella voronezhensis genome:
- a CDS encoding NAD(P)H-hydrate dehydratase, which translates to MRHAHTVEQVRAAEADLMARLPEGTLMQRAASGLAVAISNYLGHTYGARVVLLVGSGDNGGDALYAGAQLARRGAQVTAILLSDKAHDAGIAALTAAGGRIHPLASSAKGAAIASADIVVDGIVGIGGRPGLKPEAQAVVQVAVDHDVPIVAVDMPSGVDVDSGETPAEHVKAAFTVTFGTHKICHFVDPAAAACGPVHLIDIGLELPAPAVSAIQDADIRERYPVPHGESDKYSRGVLGLMAGSSQYPGAAVIATSGALAGPIGMLRYLGPDEVATAVRAAHPEIVAGEGRVQAWAIGSGLGDELEVDKVRELLNAEEPVLLDADGLKALDDSGDHIGVLATPHAGELARLLGVERSTVEAERLKHAKLAAERFDVTVLLKGATTVIAAPDGQVRVSSNATPWLATAGAGDVLAGLCGSLLAAGLTPLDAASLGAYLHGAAAQLASASGPLTAMQVAKKIPEATRLLLDQDIPG; encoded by the coding sequence ATGCGGCACGCCCACACCGTCGAACAAGTCCGCGCCGCCGAGGCCGATCTGATGGCGCGCCTTCCCGAAGGCACGCTGATGCAGCGTGCCGCCAGCGGCCTAGCTGTTGCCATCAGCAACTACCTCGGTCACACGTACGGCGCCCGCGTGGTGCTCCTGGTCGGCTCCGGCGACAACGGCGGAGACGCCTTGTACGCCGGTGCGCAACTGGCCCGCCGAGGCGCCCAGGTCACCGCGATCCTCCTGTCCGACAAGGCCCACGACGCAGGCATCGCCGCCCTCACCGCCGCCGGCGGCCGAATCCACCCACTCGCCTCGTCCGCCAAAGGTGCGGCGATTGCCTCGGCTGACATCGTCGTTGACGGGATCGTGGGGATCGGCGGGCGGCCGGGGTTGAAGCCCGAGGCGCAAGCCGTCGTACAGGTTGCTGTTGACCACGACGTACCGATTGTTGCCGTGGACATGCCTTCCGGGGTGGATGTCGACAGCGGTGAGACGCCGGCCGAGCACGTCAAAGCCGCCTTCACGGTGACCTTCGGTACGCACAAGATCTGTCACTTCGTCGATCCGGCGGCCGCCGCCTGCGGTCCGGTCCACCTGATCGACATCGGCCTGGAGCTCCCGGCACCTGCTGTGTCGGCGATCCAGGACGCGGACATCCGCGAGCGCTACCCGGTCCCGCACGGCGAGTCCGACAAGTACTCCCGTGGCGTACTCGGCCTGATGGCCGGCTCCTCGCAGTACCCGGGAGCAGCCGTCATCGCCACGTCGGGTGCGCTGGCTGGTCCGATCGGCATGCTCCGGTACCTCGGCCCCGACGAGGTCGCGACCGCGGTCCGCGCTGCCCATCCCGAGATCGTCGCGGGTGAAGGCCGGGTCCAGGCGTGGGCGATCGGCTCGGGGTTGGGCGACGAACTCGAGGTCGACAAGGTCCGCGAGCTGCTGAACGCGGAGGAGCCGGTCCTGCTGGATGCCGACGGATTGAAGGCGCTCGACGATTCGGGCGACCACATCGGCGTACTGGCCACTCCGCATGCCGGTGAGCTGGCCCGGCTGCTCGGCGTCGAGCGCTCCACGGTCGAGGCCGAGCGGCTGAAGCACGCGAAGTTGGCGGCGGAGCGATTCGACGTGACTGTCCTGTTGAAGGGCGCGACAACCGTCATCGCGGCCCCCGACGGCCAAGTGCGCGTCAGCAGCAACGCCACCCCCTGGCTCGCCACCGCCGGCGCCGGCGACGTACTGGCCGGCCTCTGCGGATCACTCCTCGCGGCCGGCCTGACCCCGCTCGACGCCGCAAGCCTCGGCGCATACCTCCACGGTGCCGCCGCCCAGCTGGCCTCAGCCTCCGGCCCCCTCACCGCGATGCAGGTGGCCAAGAAGATTCCGGAGGCGACCAGGCTCTTGCTTGATCAGGACATTCCTGGGTAG
- the alr gene encoding alanine racemase, giving the protein MYDAAEPLTVRAEAVVDLAAIRHNVAALRSRVGSAQLMTVVKADAYGHGMVPVARAAREAGTDWIGAAVLDEALSLRAAGDTGPIFCWLTTPGEPVGEAIAAGIDLSAAAPWEIAELADAVTDRPARVHLKIDTGLSRGGAVAEEWPALLRAAQREEKAGRIEIAGIWSHLANSDEPKSPVNEVQVAAFVSAVEVAASLGVEPPLKHLANSGGTLALPETHFDLVRPGIATYGLSPFGHALPSAELGLRPAMTLRARLAMVKRVPAGTGVSYGLTWTAPRPSTLGLVPLGYGDGLPRHASNSAPVQVAGQRRGIVGRICMDQCVVNLEDDPADAGDPVVLFGSGAGGEPTADDWADAAQTINYEIVTRLGARVPRRYVDTAEATG; this is encoded by the coding sequence ATGTATGACGCTGCCGAACCACTGACGGTGCGGGCCGAAGCAGTGGTGGACCTCGCTGCGATCCGCCACAACGTCGCTGCGCTGCGCTCCCGGGTGGGGTCCGCGCAACTGATGACGGTGGTGAAAGCCGACGCCTACGGCCACGGAATGGTCCCGGTCGCCCGCGCCGCGCGCGAAGCCGGTACGGACTGGATCGGCGCGGCCGTCCTGGACGAGGCGCTCAGCCTCCGGGCAGCCGGTGACACGGGGCCGATCTTCTGCTGGCTGACCACACCGGGCGAGCCGGTCGGCGAGGCGATTGCCGCCGGCATCGACCTGTCCGCCGCCGCGCCGTGGGAGATCGCCGAACTCGCCGATGCCGTCACGGACCGGCCGGCCCGCGTGCACCTCAAGATCGACACCGGTCTGAGCCGCGGCGGCGCAGTGGCGGAGGAGTGGCCGGCTCTGCTGCGCGCGGCGCAGCGTGAGGAGAAGGCAGGACGGATCGAGATCGCCGGGATCTGGTCCCACCTGGCCAATTCGGACGAGCCGAAGAGCCCGGTGAACGAGGTCCAGGTGGCCGCGTTCGTCTCGGCCGTCGAGGTCGCGGCCTCGCTCGGCGTGGAGCCGCCGCTGAAGCACCTGGCCAACTCGGGCGGCACGCTGGCGCTGCCGGAGACCCATTTCGACCTGGTGCGGCCCGGCATCGCGACGTACGGGCTGTCGCCGTTCGGGCACGCGCTGCCGTCGGCCGAGCTCGGGCTGCGGCCCGCGATGACGTTGCGGGCCCGGCTCGCCATGGTCAAGCGGGTGCCGGCCGGGACAGGCGTCTCGTACGGCCTCACCTGGACCGCGCCGAGGCCGTCGACGCTGGGGCTGGTCCCGCTCGGGTACGGCGACGGGCTGCCGCGGCACGCCTCGAACTCGGCCCCCGTCCAGGTCGCCGGTCAACGGCGAGGGATCGTCGGGCGGATCTGTATGGACCAGTGCGTGGTCAACCTCGAGGACGACCCGGCGGACGCCGGCGACCCCGTCGTACTGTTCGGATCGGGTGCCGGCGGTGAGCCGACCGCCGACGACTGGGCGGATGCCGCGCAGACCATCAACTACGAGATCGTGACCCGCCTCGGCGCCCGCGTGCCGCGGCGGTACGTCGACACCGCGGAGGCGACCGGCTGA
- a CDS encoding PIG-L family deacetylase: MKRLLVLLAALLLAVPLQASAAAPPKPYVADRNTKIDVMGEWAHPDDDTSIIGPCGVWHQRYGVKCGVIMVTRGEGGGNAVGTELGPELGLRRENEDRVAHYRSGTVDIFNLDRVDFFYNQSAPLTQYFWDSEETLRRVTRVIRTTQPEIYIGFTPTLAAGHGNHQQAGRLIWEGVLAAADPSRFPEQLRGPGALSTWQVKKVFSGGTTAGTGGTTTAANCTTGFTPAAGNLDTVAGVWTGYDSPYKWPTGNLQGRPAGTAKSWQQVADEGRAAYPTQSRVMFKGTSAPACPRFGMTQSFVPFQPNTLPDGTPNPKAGQDDAILFGATKADPGGLPAGTLEYLTFSRFFNVAGTPFQVTVQLRGKLAPGDVALTVPPGWTTDGPKHVSGSGQVTFTVTPAADAPVNQNAKISALYTSGGRTGYTDNVVRIVSPVEGRFQRWGNWQEYDEWLAGTAPQANRLGRSAAIQSMAVGSTIAVPVVVHNWSEQPQSGDVSLALPAGFTVDASSKPYANLAAGAETTVTFQLTNTDSALPVTQNVSIPITTTYGGGSGNEVLTLSVVPKTAIAKAPTAPTVDGTAGPGEYDGPTLDLGRIWQGAATCSGTDDCGVSSAGEGSTAKVSWSDDALYFFIHVRDDYQSYAVTPAECVGHWQADSVEILLDPRGNSSQVLKDTANTFKLGIFPFTNDPSGTNGNGPNGPCWSRDADNHQGYSTGPLSIGNAPGVEVASTATWVGSNETTTAHGYTGGGYDLEVKIPLADLPAAVDPAHLGLNITPYDNDDTSAAGTTTLRHIDMSTRLGWSALGSVQSDPYRWGQATVDGYTPPADRPTVPSPPNVSNPNLNGALSPQTIAQSARNGVPISGRVPSTDLKVLYAGLGRASADVYTLSRGSGTARLFLTTGRLAAIPVYTTSCTADPAPDYGFTPCAVTDGGIPAWSPDMSGHLVGQATKQVSPGVQHFSIPLTSAQRARLAAGGHLLLSYESSQNKVQAFDLRLSR; the protein is encoded by the coding sequence ATGAAGCGTCTGCTGGTCCTGCTCGCCGCTCTGCTTCTCGCCGTCCCCCTGCAGGCTTCGGCGGCCGCGCCACCCAAGCCGTACGTCGCGGACCGCAACACCAAGATCGACGTGATGGGGGAGTGGGCACACCCCGACGACGACACGTCCATCATCGGACCGTGCGGCGTCTGGCATCAGCGGTACGGCGTGAAGTGCGGCGTGATCATGGTGACGCGCGGTGAGGGCGGCGGCAACGCGGTCGGTACCGAACTCGGTCCGGAGCTCGGCCTGCGACGGGAGAACGAGGACCGCGTCGCGCACTATCGGTCCGGCACCGTGGACATCTTCAACCTGGACCGGGTCGACTTCTTCTACAACCAGAGCGCCCCGCTGACGCAGTACTTCTGGGACTCCGAGGAGACGTTGCGCCGCGTCACCCGGGTGATCCGGACGACGCAACCGGAGATCTACATCGGCTTCACCCCGACCCTCGCGGCCGGACACGGCAATCACCAGCAGGCCGGTCGATTGATCTGGGAAGGCGTCCTGGCCGCCGCTGACCCGAGCCGCTTCCCCGAGCAACTCCGCGGTCCCGGCGCACTGAGCACCTGGCAGGTGAAGAAGGTCTTCTCCGGCGGTACGACGGCCGGCACGGGCGGCACCACCACAGCCGCGAACTGTACGACCGGCTTCACCCCGGCCGCCGGCAACCTGGACACCGTTGCCGGAGTGTGGACCGGCTACGACTCGCCGTACAAGTGGCCGACGGGCAACCTCCAGGGCCGGCCGGCCGGGACGGCGAAGAGTTGGCAGCAGGTGGCCGACGAAGGCCGCGCCGCCTATCCCACCCAGAGCCGGGTGATGTTCAAGGGGACCTCAGCTCCGGCCTGTCCGCGGTTCGGCATGACCCAGTCGTTCGTGCCGTTCCAGCCGAACACCCTGCCGGACGGTACGCCGAACCCGAAGGCCGGTCAGGACGACGCGATCCTGTTCGGCGCCACCAAGGCCGATCCCGGCGGGCTGCCGGCGGGGACCCTGGAGTACCTGACCTTCTCCCGCTTCTTCAACGTCGCGGGCACGCCCTTCCAGGTAACGGTCCAGCTCCGTGGAAAGCTTGCCCCAGGCGACGTTGCTCTCACGGTTCCACCCGGCTGGACCACCGACGGACCCAAGCACGTCTCCGGGAGCGGCCAGGTCACCTTCACCGTGACGCCGGCGGCCGACGCGCCCGTCAACCAGAACGCGAAGATCTCGGCGCTCTACACCTCCGGCGGCAGGACCGGCTACACCGACAACGTCGTACGGATCGTGTCGCCGGTGGAAGGCCGGTTCCAGCGCTGGGGGAACTGGCAGGAGTACGACGAGTGGCTCGCCGGAACCGCTCCGCAGGCGAACCGGCTCGGGCGATCGGCGGCGATCCAGTCGATGGCCGTCGGCAGCACGATCGCCGTACCGGTCGTGGTGCACAACTGGTCGGAGCAGCCGCAGAGCGGTGATGTATCGCTGGCGTTGCCGGCCGGCTTCACGGTCGACGCGAGCTCGAAGCCGTACGCGAACCTCGCCGCCGGAGCCGAGACCACGGTGACCTTCCAGCTCACCAATACCGACTCGGCCTTGCCCGTCACGCAGAACGTCTCCATACCGATCACCACGACGTACGGCGGTGGCTCGGGCAACGAAGTCCTCACACTGTCCGTGGTGCCGAAGACCGCCATCGCCAAGGCACCCACAGCACCGACTGTCGACGGCACTGCCGGCCCAGGTGAGTACGACGGGCCTACGCTCGACCTCGGCCGCATCTGGCAAGGCGCTGCCACCTGTAGCGGCACGGACGACTGTGGAGTCTCCAGCGCCGGTGAAGGCAGTACTGCCAAGGTCAGCTGGTCGGACGACGCCCTGTACTTCTTCATCCATGTCCGCGACGACTACCAGTCGTACGCCGTCACGCCGGCCGAATGTGTCGGCCACTGGCAGGCTGACTCGGTCGAGATCCTGCTGGACCCGCGGGGCAACTCTTCGCAGGTGCTCAAGGACACTGCGAACACCTTCAAGTTAGGCATCTTCCCGTTCACCAACGACCCGTCCGGCACCAACGGCAACGGTCCGAACGGTCCGTGCTGGTCCCGGGACGCCGACAACCACCAGGGCTACTCGACCGGACCACTGAGCATAGGCAACGCGCCCGGCGTCGAGGTGGCGTCCACTGCGACCTGGGTAGGCAGCAACGAGACCACGACGGCCCACGGCTACACAGGTGGCGGCTACGACCTAGAGGTGAAGATCCCGCTGGCGGACCTGCCGGCCGCCGTCGACCCGGCTCACCTGGGACTCAACATCACGCCGTACGACAACGACGACACCTCAGCAGCCGGTACGACGACACTGCGGCACATCGACATGAGCACCCGCCTCGGCTGGTCCGCTCTCGGCTCGGTGCAGTCGGATCCGTACCGCTGGGGGCAGGCAACCGTCGACGGCTACACGCCACCAGCAGACCGCCCGACCGTACCGAGCCCGCCCAACGTCTCCAACCCGAACCTGAACGGGGCCTTGTCCCCGCAGACGATCGCGCAGTCGGCACGCAACGGCGTACCGATCTCCGGCCGCGTCCCAAGCACCGACCTGAAGGTTCTGTACGCCGGGTTGGGGCGGGCGTCGGCGGACGTCTACACGTTGTCGCGCGGCTCGGGCACGGCGCGGTTGTTCCTCACCACGGGTCGGCTCGCCGCGATCCCGGTCTACACGACGAGCTGTACGGCCGATCCAGCACCGGACTACGGGTTCACGCCTTGCGCGGTCACCGATGGCGGCATCCCGGCCTGGTCGCCGGACATGAGCGGGCACCTGGTCGGCCAGGCAACAAAGCAGGTCAGCCCTGGCGTTCAGCACTTCTCGATTCCACTGACCTCAGCTCAGCGGGCCCGGTTGGCAGCAGGCGGCCACCTGCTCCTGTCGTACGAATCCAGCCAGAACAAGGTCCAGGCCTTCGACCTGAGGCTGAGCCGCTAG
- a CDS encoding aminotransferase class V-fold PLP-dependent enzyme has protein sequence MTSVAEAQQEFDSAVTYLNTPTFGLPPRRSWDALQQGLADWRGGTANPVSYDDPLQRARTAYGQLVGMDPNLVAVGSQVSAFVGLVAQWLPVGGEVLVAEGEFTSLTFPFLALGHRVREVPLERLADEVRPGTSLVAVSAVQSSDGRVADLDALRATGVRILLDTTQAIGWLPIDASQYAFTAAGGYKWLLAPRGTAYFTVQPELLDELTPLNANWYAGEEPWNSIYGSPLRLATNARRLDLSPAWHCWIAAAPALELLREVGIPALYEHSTGLAERFRGETGLKAPAFASAIVSAGADDDVPGLLEKAGIIASFRAGRLRLGFHLSTTERDVEHAAAVLRDHISD, from the coding sequence ATGACATCAGTGGCCGAAGCGCAACAGGAGTTCGATTCCGCGGTGACCTACCTGAACACCCCGACGTTCGGGTTGCCTCCCCGACGGAGCTGGGATGCCTTGCAGCAGGGGCTTGCCGACTGGCGAGGCGGCACAGCGAACCCGGTGAGCTATGACGATCCGCTGCAGCGCGCACGCACGGCGTACGGGCAGTTGGTGGGCATGGATCCGAACCTGGTCGCGGTCGGCAGTCAGGTGTCGGCCTTCGTGGGGCTGGTCGCTCAGTGGCTGCCGGTGGGTGGGGAGGTTCTGGTCGCGGAGGGTGAGTTCACCAGCCTGACGTTCCCGTTCTTGGCGCTCGGGCACCGGGTTCGCGAGGTGCCGCTGGAACGGCTCGCGGACGAAGTACGGCCCGGGACCAGCCTGGTCGCCGTGTCTGCCGTGCAGTCGTCGGACGGCCGGGTCGCCGATCTCGACGCGTTGCGGGCGACCGGCGTACGGATCTTGCTCGACACCACGCAGGCGATCGGGTGGCTGCCGATCGACGCCTCGCAGTACGCGTTCACGGCAGCGGGCGGTTACAAATGGTTGCTCGCGCCACGCGGTACGGCGTACTTCACGGTGCAGCCGGAACTGCTCGACGAGCTGACCCCACTCAATGCCAACTGGTACGCCGGCGAGGAACCGTGGAACAGCATCTACGGCTCACCCTTGCGGCTCGCCACGAACGCCCGACGCCTTGATCTGTCGCCCGCCTGGCACTGCTGGATCGCGGCCGCGCCCGCGCTGGAACTCCTTCGGGAGGTAGGGATTCCGGCTCTGTACGAGCACAGCACCGGCCTGGCCGAGCGGTTCCGTGGCGAGACTGGGCTGAAGGCTCCCGCGTTCGCCTCGGCCATCGTGTCGGCCGGCGCGGACGACGACGTGCCGGGATTGCTGGAGAAGGCCGGAATCATCGCGTCGTTCCGGGCCGGGCGCCTCCGGTTGGGCTTCCACTTGTCGACCACGGAGCGGGACGTCGAGCACGCCGCGGCAGTACTGCGGGATCACATCTCGGACTGA
- a CDS encoding HAD family hydrolase — translation MTRPALVIFDNDGVLVDSERLANGILAELLTEAGLPYTFEEAVRDYMGGSMVSMRQKAEAKLGAPLPADLEDRYHQRLFEGFEHLQPVPGVREVLDGLDADGTTYCLASSGTHRRIRTALSTVGFWDRFEGRIFSAEDVEHGKPAPDLFLHASNTMGVKPDDCVVVEDSPLGVAAANAAGMRVFGFAAMTAREKLASATAIFTDMRELPALIESA, via the coding sequence GTGACTCGACCCGCGCTGGTGATCTTCGACAACGACGGTGTACTGGTGGATTCCGAGCGACTGGCCAACGGGATCCTGGCTGAGCTGCTCACCGAGGCCGGCCTGCCGTACACGTTCGAGGAGGCGGTCCGGGACTACATGGGCGGCAGCATGGTGTCGATGCGGCAGAAGGCCGAGGCCAAACTGGGTGCGCCGCTACCGGCCGACCTGGAGGACCGCTACCACCAGCGGTTGTTCGAGGGTTTCGAGCACCTGCAGCCGGTGCCCGGCGTACGGGAGGTCCTGGACGGGCTGGATGCCGACGGTACGACGTACTGTCTGGCCTCGTCGGGGACGCATCGGCGGATCCGGACGGCGCTCTCCACGGTCGGATTCTGGGACCGGTTCGAGGGGCGGATCTTCAGTGCGGAGGATGTCGAGCACGGTAAGCCGGCGCCGGATCTGTTCCTGCACGCTTCGAACACGATGGGTGTGAAACCGGACGACTGCGTGGTGGTCGAGGACAGCCCGCTCGGCGTCGCCGCCGCCAACGCCGCCGGTATGCGCGTCTTCGGCTTCGCCGCGATGACCGCGCGCGAGAAACTCGCCTCCGCCACCGCGATCTTCACCGACATGAGAGAGCTTCCGGCTCTGATCGAGAGTGCCTGA
- a CDS encoding LysR family transcriptional regulator has protein sequence MDPRRLLIFREVARLGSLSKAADALGWTQPAVGQHMQRLEREVGIPLLLRSVRGITLTEAGMALLVHADAMAARLSAAESELQALASLQQGTLSLVAFPSAAAVLVPPALADLAGRAPALDVRLTEAEPPEARAEILAGNADLALVFDHLGLPEHGDLVTEELFEDPLRAVLPAGHRLARRGKPVALGDLAGERWIAGCPRCEAHLLSATAEAGFVPDVRHRTDDYVVVQRLVAEGLAVTLLPQLALTAAPGRGVVALPVRTSPRRVVSALLRAEMRQNAAVVAAIEALRRVAV, from the coding sequence ATGGATCCACGGCGACTGCTGATCTTCCGCGAGGTCGCGCGGCTCGGGTCGCTGTCCAAGGCCGCCGACGCACTGGGCTGGACACAACCGGCCGTGGGTCAGCACATGCAGCGACTGGAACGCGAGGTCGGGATCCCGCTGCTCCTCCGCTCGGTTCGGGGGATCACCCTCACGGAGGCCGGCATGGCTCTGCTCGTCCACGCGGACGCGATGGCGGCCCGTCTCTCGGCAGCGGAATCCGAGTTGCAGGCGCTCGCGTCTCTGCAGCAGGGCACGCTTTCGCTGGTGGCGTTCCCGTCGGCCGCGGCCGTACTCGTCCCGCCCGCGCTCGCCGACCTGGCCGGCCGGGCACCCGCTCTCGACGTACGGCTGACCGAGGCCGAACCGCCCGAGGCGCGGGCCGAGATCCTCGCCGGAAATGCGGACCTCGCACTGGTCTTCGATCATCTCGGCCTGCCGGAGCACGGGGATCTGGTGACCGAGGAACTGTTCGAGGACCCACTTCGCGCAGTACTGCCGGCCGGGCATCGACTGGCGCGACGCGGGAAGCCGGTCGCGTTGGGGGATCTCGCGGGAGAGCGGTGGATCGCGGGATGTCCGCGGTGTGAGGCGCATCTCCTGAGTGCGACCGCCGAGGCCGGGTTCGTGCCCGACGTACGGCATCGGACCGATGACTACGTGGTGGTGCAGCGGTTGGTCGCTGAAGGACTGGCCGTGACGTTGTTGCCACAGCTCGCGTTGACTGCGGCGCCTGGACGGGGTGTCGTCGCGTTGCCGGTTCGTACGTCGCCTCGCCGGGTGGTCTCCGCGTTGCTCCGGGCCGAGATGAGACAGAACGCCGCGGTCGTCGCGGCCATCGAGGCGCTGCGTAGGGTTGCGGTGTGA
- a CDS encoding holo-ACP synthase — protein MIVGVGIDVVDVERFMKTLERTPGLRTKVFTPAEASKPPASLAARFAAKEALAKALGAPAGMHWHDAEVRTDDTGRPWLEITGTVAERASQLGVQSMHLSLSHDAGIASAVVVLEG, from the coding sequence ATGATCGTCGGCGTGGGCATCGATGTGGTCGACGTCGAGCGCTTCATGAAAACGCTGGAGCGCACCCCCGGACTGCGGACCAAGGTGTTCACCCCGGCGGAGGCGAGCAAGCCGCCGGCGTCGCTCGCCGCCCGGTTCGCGGCGAAGGAAGCGCTCGCCAAGGCGCTGGGAGCGCCGGCCGGGATGCACTGGCACGACGCCGAGGTCCGCACCGATGACACCGGTCGGCCGTGGCTGGAGATCACCGGCACGGTTGCCGAGCGCGCTTCGCAGCTGGGAGTTCAGAGCATGCACCTGTCGCTGAGCCATGACGCCGGCATCGCGTCGGCGGTCGTCGTCCTGGAGGGTTGA
- a CDS encoding META domain-containing protein, with product MIAAVVVAGLAVALSGCGDESGTGGSTLQGKSYLSTAVTENGKPKQLAPKTRIQLQFLPDGRLSANAGCNSMGADKVTTSGGRLGVKDLTITDMGCDAPRHAQDDWLSKLLTSGPTWKLTGDKLKLSSGTTVISLVDRATAVPDLPLDGTKWTLDTVVSGETASHSMDADKVHFTISGERVTGSTGCNDFQGIVSHTGDKLTFGELGTTRRACTGDAATLEKTVLDALKGDVVYDISSGNLQLSPTNAPGTGLSFIGSR from the coding sequence ATGATTGCTGCTGTCGTCGTGGCCGGACTGGCCGTCGCCCTGAGTGGGTGTGGGGACGAGTCCGGCACCGGCGGGTCGACCCTGCAGGGGAAGTCCTATCTGTCTACCGCGGTGACGGAGAACGGGAAACCGAAGCAGCTCGCGCCGAAGACCCGGATCCAGTTGCAGTTCCTGCCGGACGGGCGGCTGAGTGCCAACGCCGGCTGCAATTCGATGGGTGCCGACAAGGTCACCACCAGCGGCGGCAGGCTCGGCGTGAAGGATCTCACCATCACCGACATGGGCTGCGACGCCCCGCGGCACGCCCAGGACGACTGGTTGTCGAAGCTGCTGACCTCCGGACCGACCTGGAAACTGACCGGCGACAAGCTGAAACTCAGCTCGGGGACCACCGTGATCTCGCTGGTCGACCGCGCGACCGCCGTACCGGACCTTCCTCTCGACGGCACCAAGTGGACTCTCGACACCGTGGTCAGTGGCGAGACCGCGTCGCACTCGATGGATGCCGACAAGGTTCACTTCACGATCAGCGGCGAGCGGGTCACCGGATCGACCGGCTGCAACGACTTCCAGGGCATCGTCTCGCACACCGGCGACAAGCTGACCTTCGGTGAACTGGGCACCACCCGCCGAGCCTGCACGGGCGACGCCGCCACCTTGGAGAAGACGGTCCTCGACGCACTCAAGGGCGACGTCGTCTACGACATCAGCTCGGGGAACCTCCAGCTCAGCCCCACGAACGCCCCCGGCACCGGTCTTTCCTTCATCGGCAGCCGCTAG
- a CDS encoding alpha/beta fold hydrolase, giving the protein MSKAGRTAGLIGAAVGVLAAGAAAGVAVERQMIGRRSGQRAQLEAEPFGSLRGTPHVFTADDGVELYVEIDELKRSRRPAAPPKRRLRRKTPDGPEDLTLIFAHGYGLNMDCWHFERRDLAGIGTMIFYDQRSHGRSGRSPKENVTIEQLGRDLYGILQKFAPSGPVILIGHSMGGMSIMAMAEQHPEIFGDRIIGVGLCSTSAGALDQTPIALPGRAGMLVRRLATPTVAALARIPDVVERGRKAGTDISYLLTRKYSFGSEVPPAFTEFVNEMIAATPISVIAEFYPIFALHNKYSALEPLQKVECVVVGGDSDHLTPFEHSEEIVRHVPGAELVEVKNCGHLGLIEHHREFTAALLGMIERAEQSLGHR; this is encoded by the coding sequence ATGTCGAAGGCAGGACGCACCGCGGGGTTGATCGGAGCCGCGGTCGGAGTGCTGGCTGCGGGAGCAGCGGCCGGTGTCGCGGTCGAACGGCAGATGATCGGCCGTCGTTCGGGCCAGCGCGCCCAGCTGGAAGCCGAGCCGTTCGGTTCACTGCGCGGTACGCCGCACGTCTTCACCGCGGACGACGGCGTCGAGCTGTACGTCGAGATCGACGAGCTGAAGCGCTCCCGGCGGCCCGCCGCACCGCCGAAACGCAGGCTGCGGCGCAAGACGCCGGACGGACCCGAGGACCTGACGCTGATCTTCGCGCACGGGTACGGCCTGAACATGGACTGCTGGCACTTCGAGCGGCGCGACCTGGCCGGGATCGGCACGATGATCTTCTACGACCAGCGCTCGCACGGGCGGTCCGGGCGGTCGCCGAAGGAGAACGTCACCATCGAGCAACTCGGCCGCGACCTGTACGGGATCCTGCAGAAGTTCGCGCCGAGCGGACCGGTGATCCTGATCGGCCACTCGATGGGCGGCATGTCGATCATGGCGATGGCCGAGCAGCACCCGGAGATCTTCGGCGACCGGATCATCGGCGTCGGGCTGTGCTCCACCAGCGCCGGTGCCCTCGACCAGACCCCGATCGCCTTGCCAGGCAGGGCCGGCATGCTGGTACGCCGGCTGGCCACCCCCACCGTCGCCGCGCTCGCCCGGATTCCCGACGTCGTCGAGCGCGGGCGCAAGGCCGGGACGGACATCAGCTACCTGCTGACCCGCAAGTACTCGTTCGGCTCCGAGGTGCCGCCGGCCTTCACCGAGTTCGTCAACGAGATGATCGCCGCGACGCCGATCTCGGTGATCGCGGAGTTCTACCCGATCTTTGCCCTGCACAACAAGTACTCCGCGCTGGAGCCGTTGCAGAAGGTGGAGTGCGTGGTGGTCGGCGGCGACTCCGACCACCTGACGCCGTTCGAGCACTCCGAGGAGATCGTCCGGCACGTGCCCGGCGCCGAACTGGTCGAGGTGAAGAACTGCGGTCACCTCGGCCTGATCGAGCACCACCGCGAGTTCACCGCCGCTCTGCTCGGGATGATCGAGCGAGCCGAACAATCCCTGGGACACAGATGA